The following DNA comes from Triticum aestivum cultivar Chinese Spring chromosome 3D, IWGSC CS RefSeq v2.1, whole genome shotgun sequence.
ATCCTGTGAAAGTGCATAGTCCACTCTCATCGGTAATGCTTAAACTGCGATAATATCTGATAGTACAATTTATAAATATGAAAACATTTTGTCTAAGAATTGTGCTATAAGGTTAAATATTTATGTTTTAATCTGTGTCATAAATCGTATGCACCATTTAAGCTATGAACCTCTGAAAACATAAGCCGATGATACACATATGAACTAATAAAATAAACATTAGCAAAATGCTCTTGGAAAACGTATACATAAATCATACCACGTGAGCATCCAATGGTGGTGGATAGTTGTTACTTATAGTATCGATCCAACTGAAAATCATATTATGATACCCATAAGGCTTCCCATTCATTTTTTCCGCATAAATCCAAGCTGCTGTCTCATTAAATTTTGCTCGTAAATCTTGACGTAATGGAAGCAATGCAATCTGAGGATTTGAATCATCCTTTGTCGTTTCAAACTCCCACCATTCTTCCCATGGCAAGACAGCAATAATATCTTCTCCCTGCACAACTCTGTTTGTTAGCTTAATTTGCAAGACTGAAACTGATATAACGCATGTGTCAAGAAATACCCTGCAAATAATTTGGCCCCCACAGTAATAATTTGTAATTCAAGCAGAACAACATCTAAATATGATTAGCACTTGGTAGTAACATTTCCCTTATTTGTCTTCCGTACAAACTTCACATTACAGGTAAAAAACAAAGATTGAAGACAGTTTGCAGATATAACTATACCTATAGCCAGTAACAGCAACGAGAACATTATTTTCTGGTGAAATATGCACATTCTACAGAATGCTTTTAAAGTTTGCCCCTCTTAATATGGCTGAAATAACTGACACAGATATACCATGCAGTGCAAATTCACTATCTATATTGTCAAATTATTCAATAAATAACTATAATTTGCAAGCATATAGCAGTTCTATACTTCTCATCCTTCTAGGCAAAAAGGAAAGGAGTTAACTCATTTAGATCAAACTATGGGATCTTACAGTAAGACTGCTGTAACTAGTTAATCGAAATAACAAACAGCTAGTATCTACAAGTGTCATTTTATCATGCCTATCACATAGGGTAATACTTAAAATGTTGGATCTTTACTATTTTTTCAGTTCTGATACAGTAATGATCTTGTACAGGTACCTCCTCATTTTCATGACCAGATTCTCCAACCCACAGCTTTCCTTCGGAGTCCCTCAGGCAAACTGCAGTATGGCCTGCATAAGCTCCGGTAACCCACTTCTCAAGGGTTTCAAAACCACCCCAGCGTCCACGGATTTTCGACAAAACCAAAAAATCTCCAGATTGGATGTCATCAGGATTTAATTCTGAAACCCACGGTTTTGGCCGTTCCTCAAAGGTCGCACCCATATGCTTTTTGAGAAATGCAAGGTTTGCATTCTCACCCCATCCGGTATTAGTGAAAAGAGGGAAAACATCCCAGAGTGCTCTGAGTGTCCCGATTGTTCCTGACGGCATGAGGAAGATGGACACTCCATTATGTTTCACCTATTTTAAGATAACAAAACAGCGCAATTGTATCAACAATGTTAAATGTCAGTTGTAAACAGAACAAGCATCAGTTACTACATAGTACTTACATAGTCATATTCGGCCTTGCTTTCCCATTCTTTGATTTCAAGGGTATGCTCACGGCCTAGAAAGTAGTAATCCCATGTAACACGGTACGGAGTTGCAAACACATAAAGATCCATGCAAGTCCAGCTATGTGCTTTCGTTGTCTACAGAAAGGAAAGGTTAGTTTCAAAATGGGTAGTAAGACAGGGAAGATGTTTGTATAAAGGAGGGAAAAGAGAAATACTATTTTAACTTGTAGTCAGGGTAGTATTTAGCTTTCTAATCTAAAATCATAAAAAAAAAGTTGAGCAATAGGCTTTAATTGTGCAAACCACGAACTTTAAAAACAAATGAATACTGCCTTTAATCTAATAAAAACAAGACAACAAACATCACATGGAAGATAATTCTGGCTACTGAAAGTTAGAACAAACATGGATTGCATGAATACCCAATATAAGTCTCAAGATGCAAGTCGGATTTCCCCCATCCATCCTTACGGCATAAAATTGATGAGAACACATGATACCTTGCTCTTGTATGCATTGTACTACGGATAGGATTTAACAATCAAGCAATAGGTTGGAACATATCATACTGCCTTTCAATAGTAAGTAGCAAAATAGTTTGCTCTCGGTGTTGTTAGGATTAGAAAATAGTTTGCTCTCTGTGTCATTAGGATCAGCCTTTGGAACAAGTCGTTAAGGGAGAGCCAGTTAATCAGGATAAAAAGTTTGAACCGCTCTTCTAGTGGACCCCAGTTGCTGTCAGCATGTAAATTAAGAATCTATTTGAAAAACAAATATCAACCTTAAGCATGTATGTGGACCTTACTGATTAAAAATCTAACCCATTGATGACTGCTTCGAGTTCTCATTCCTGAGAATTGCAATTCCCTATAGTGCAATTATAGCTTCCAATCTAAATGATGACAGGATGCTAACAGCCATAAAACATGATAGACCAGTGCATGTACTTTGCCGTGATTATAATTATTTTTTTAGCCCAATCCGGATAAGGACTAGTTATGTTCCCCACAATTATAAACTAACAGGAACCAAGTTTTGATCACGCAAGGGGACACAACTAAGAAGTATACTAAAAAAAGCAACAACTGCCACAATTGGGCAATAATGAAATCAACCCATTTACCAAACCTACAGGCCACTGCTCAAAACTAGGAATCCCTGTGTTCGATATGGCGATACTGGAAATACCAAAATCGTGTAAGATCGTTCCAGAAGTTATGGATAACAAATTACACCCTGACGAGTTCCCCATTACCTCACTAGGAGAGAAAGTGGTTCTACCATCCACCCGACCGTACCCAAAAGCGAGTATAATAATAAGCAACGCGAGGTGGGTCTCGCACCGGCGTTCACCTCGAGATGGACCGTGCCGCCCCCGAGGCCCCCGTCGGTCCCGTTGGCGTCGCGGAACTCCATCCACGCCCGGTTCTCGTAGAAGCAGGCCCCCTTCCATTCCGCGGCgcgcgcgccgtcgcccccgggCACGCGCGCGGCGCCGACGAAGGCCGGCAGGAGGTCGGCGGGGCTCCGCAGCGCGAGGCGGCGGAGCAGCGGCTGGGCCACCGGCCACGGCAAGAGCGGGAGGAGGTCGCCGGGGAGCACCGGGGCGCGGAGCAGCAGGAGCTGCGGGAGCGGGCCGCGCGAGGCGGCGAACAGGAGGGCGGCgacgaggagagggaggaggaggagcttgAGCCTCGAGGCTCCCATGGCGGGGGGCTAGggttcggccgccgccgcgccaAGGAATTCAGATGCGGGGTTGAGGCTTGAAACAAAGGGAGGAGgaaattttgtgaggtttgcaaggtTTGCTTGTTGGTAGCGGCTCCTCGCTTGTTGCTTCCGCATCGAGTTGACCGTCGTGTTGCGTTGCGTGCGCCTTGCTCGAGGTAACAACAACGACGGTTCGAGGCTTGCGATGCTGTTCTGCTCCATTTCCATTTGGTTTAGAGTTTCGTAGATACCAAGCCAGCGAGAATAGTTCACGAGGCGGATCAAAAATGGTTTGCACATATTTCTGGCATATTCCAAGGATATACACACTGCTAGTACTGTCTTGTTTGCGTAAAAAAGTGGAGTGGTAGTACTAAATTGCGACGTGTCATCGTCATAAACTCGGTGAGTTGGACACGGCAGTTGAGGATGCAGTTAAGTGGCGCGCGTGTCCCTCCCGCAGCCACGATGCATTTTCATTTCTATCCGCAATCACATGGGAAGATAATAAAAGAAGTGAAAACCCGTCTCCCGATCTTGATTCATCAGAAAATAAAACAGAATACCTATCCGGAAGTTAAAAAAATGAGGAAACGCCTATCCCGAAGTAAGCTCTCAGCAGTTCGCGGCGACCGTCCTCTGCGGCGGACTTTGCGGGAAGCACCGTGCCGTACCTTGAGGTGGACCGTGCCGCCGCCGTACTTGGAGCCGGAGTCGTTGTGGAAGGACAGCCAGGCCTCGTTCTCGTAGAAGCAGGCCCCCTTCCAGCCCACGGGCGCGGTGCCCGCCTGCGCCGGCCCGGCCGTCGCCGCGCCCACGAACACCGGGAAGATGTCCGACGCGCCGCGGAGCGCCCGGAGGGCCGCCATCGCCACGCGCCGCGGCAGGAGGGGCAGGACGTCCGTGGGACTGAACGGCAGGGAAGTGAGGATTCCGCTGCCCGCGCCCCACGGGGCGCCGCCATCGTCTGCGCCGGAGGGGCGGAGGAGCAGCACGGCCGCGAGCGAGGCCGAAACCAGCAGCAGAGACACGGCGGCGAGCTTGGAGACTGCCATGGTGGTGTGCGGTTCGGGGGGAATTTGATCTGGGAGCTTTTTTTATATGCGGGGAACCTGGTGGTGCCGGTAACGCACTTCCGTGTCAAAAATGGCCAGCCAGCACGGTGAAGGCAGCAGCGGTGTTTGGTACGCAAATGTTTTTGGTTGTACCGTGTGGCTCTGGGCCCCGGAGTGGTTTCACCGTCCAATGGAAAAGCTTGCACTTAATGATACTCCTTGATTACTCTAGTTGTGTGGGGAAGATGTCAATTTAACCGTAAACACACTTGCAAAACGTCTAATTGCAAATAAAGATTTTTTTAGAGGTTTTGAGGAGTTGAGGAAAAAATTAAGCCATgagatttttctttctttttgcggATAAAGGGCTAAAGTCATATATTAAATATCACAAGTCCTTACGAATACACACTTATAGAAAAAAATGACATCCAAATTCTTTTCTTTTGGAGCTGATACATCCAAATTCTTATAGGTGTCAAAATCTTCTTCCTCATGACTGAtatgcacactcgtgcgtattcgagaaaaatcTTCTTCCTCATGCATTACAAACGGCCCACTGTGAGCTCGATTTTTTGTTGGGCCTCAGCCTCAGCGGAGCATATTTGTTCAAACCTCTTAGAGAAGCACCTTTACAACTACTTTTTTTTGCGTAGTAATACTTGTCTCATTAATAACATAAAGATTCAGTTACAAGCCACGTAAATATCGACATTACAGACTGAAAAGATAGGATAATCCTATGCAAAAAAAAACAGCGCCTGGCCCTCTCCATTAAGGAAAAGGAGACACATCACCtcttcacccgagctcgacgcggctccatcgctgatcagcagctttacggacctccaaagtaGTTGCCTAAAACAAAACCATTGTCGTTGAAAGAATCAGATCGGGGCAACGTGTCCCCGGACACGCCGTCGAACTCCAGAACTGACACCCCCGCACGACTACAACGTCGGAGGAGAAAACCAGAACTGTCAGCCTCCAACCACAAACCCAGCACAAGATGCACTATCTTCCAGCTGTCACTTGTGTAGACAAGCATCTGCGCGTACTCCTGGATgacaaaacctccctgctccaccatggcGTAGGAGACAACGCCGCAGCAAcggggacagagcagaaggagagacacacctgatggagttaccgccgctgcctcgccgacaccatccatgaaccctaacgcCGCCGATCTGAAGGATCGACGAACACACGATGCCACCAACTCCGAGACGCCGCCATGAAGGACACCGCCGGTGTGGGAGTGGAgttgaggcagatttattcgtccGGACACCGCTCCCACCACCCCAACGGCGCACCACGACTTACAAATCCAAACCCTAACTAGGGAGCGGAGGAACGGCGTCCGTCCCTTAGTATATGTATTACAAACGTTATATGTGTTACAGTGATTTAAAAAAACACTTCTCTTTGTAATTCATAGCTACTTTCTTTCTTTGAATTTATTTGGTCCCTTATTATTTTGGGTCAAGTTTTGACCTTAGATTTAACTAGCAAAATATAATCGTATACCACTTGCAAATTACTTTCGAATACTAATCTTATGATATAATTTCCGTGGCATATAAATTACATTTTAGTATTTAAATCTATgctcaaaatttaacacaaaataCAAAGGGGCTAATAAAGGGAACGGAGGAAGTACCACCTTAACCCCGAAGAATAATTTGACACAATGCTTCATTTCTGCCTTAGCGAAACTCAATTCAACATTAAAAATACATGGGAAAACTAATGGGTGAATGTCTGTAGGGAAATGTGCTGCGCACCAAAATTTATGCTACACGATCACACACAGGAACACTATGAAAATTGTGGTAACAATCAAACTCACCGACTAGCAAAGTAGTGGAAGCAGTGAAGAGTCGGTGAAGTGTAACGATTCCCGCAGCTAGGTTACACCTCCCACCCGCGAGAATGTTCTCCAAGACAAGAATCGGAGTAGATGACCCCTCTGAGGTATCCACGCGTTCCGAAGTAGTAGTCCGGTAGAGATTCGGCGTTCAGGAAGAACTACTATGAGGAAACTAGAGAAAGCCTAACGAGGCTTCTCGTCTGATTAGGAGTCTAATTCTCTTAGATCAATTAGATCAAAATTAGAGCCCTTCTAAATAGGATGCTGAACACTTAGACCAATTAGACCGGGAAAGCGTGGAGCTATGCGGGGGAGAGGCTCTTGGATTTGATGTGTCCCAAGAGCAAGGCTTCCCTACATATATATATAGGCGGTGGACTAGGAGGAGGCGCCCCAAGAAGAGGGAGTACGAGCCTGTTTGGTTGCTGCCCTGGAGCAAAACTACCTGGTACGGTGCTTGCCTAGGAGCTGTCTGTACTTTGTTTGATTGGTATCCTGAAGATCCGATAGTAGCCTAGCCTGGAAAAATGGAGCGCGTCATTAGCCCGGACGCTAAAATCTGAATGCGTTATTAGCCTGGTCCAGGCGACCAGGCGACCCGAACCACACCTCTGGATGTGCCTTGGATGGTAATCCTCTTGTCACCCAATTTATAATAGCAGAAAGTACATGtgagtacactagtagaaaacgggcctttaatcttggttctggaaccgggacaaaaggatCGGGACTAAAGCcccctcccctttagtcccggttctgttacgaaccgggactaaaggccctccacgtggccgctgtctggagctccacctttattCCCGATtgataacaccaaccgggactaaaggaatttttttgaaattttgttttcaattttttttcccgatttttaaatttctgaattattttataatttaatctctaatcacccctcatcactactcaatttaAAATATAATCTCtattctctaatcacccctcatcattccaaattgtctaacttcccggccggtcgcCTATCCTGTCACTACTCCAgactgagcacgcttaactttcgagttctattccgcctagtttccaagtctgcacttgttgttttcctgacaatagtaagatgtcaattatattaaccctcaggagtttagcttgagcataaagtcacacgtttcactgtttgaatttgaaactattattctaaaaaacaataattatttagtaacactaatatttcttgaataagtagtttgaccatagtttaaccatagtttgaccatagtttgaccagatttgaccaaaattcaaaaaaaaactgaaataattatttagcaaCACTAATATTCTggaataattatttattaacactaatacttcttgaataagtagtttgaccatagtttgaccagatttaaccaaaattcaaaaaaactgaattttgagcataacttttttccttttagaatttgaggattctaaaagttTGCAAAACGGCCTATGGCGGTCAAAATTGGATgcagattttcgtgctgaacattttgatatattatactttttttccgacatcgtatgcacaagttatagccgttttactttttcataacacttttttgcaaaacatgtccaaatttaagtttttaaattttcctaactactagatgtagtaatataactacatctcgaaggattttaatttttgaagtttttatcatttttttgtttttatcaaaactaaaatggcgatacacggggggagggggtagagtttgagacacgaacccctttagtcccggtttgagacacgaaccggcactaaagggcatcgcaccctttagtcccggttcgtgtctcaaccgggactaaaggtctaatctttagtcccggtttgagatacgaaccgggactaaagggcatcgcaccctttagtcccggttcgtgtctcaaaccgggactaaaggtcccatttgaaccgggactaatgccttgcCGACGCTCTAGCCGCTCGaatcgggactaatgctcacattagtcacggttcgtaatgcaaccgggactaatgtgtacattgagctgtgaccaaagccctgttttctactagtggtagtggCATGGTTTATAATATTTTAATATATTTAACACACCTAGGCCTAGCCACGAAGCAAACACTCCTCGCCTGGCCAGGCAGAAACACAACAACATCTCAGGCCTAGTCCAGGCATTCAATTTTATCAGGCATGGTCTCCAGGGTGTCAACCAAACATGCCCTACTTCTCCTCTTCCACTTGGTGGAAGAGGGAAGGACTCCCTCCTATTAGGGTTCGACCTAGGGCCTTTCCATAGGGGGTGGCGCCCCATGTGGGCCCTCGTGGCCCCACTAGGGgtcgtctgaaggaaatatgccctagaggcaataataaagttattatttaattccttatatcatgataaacgtttattattcatgctagaattgtattaaccgaaaacttagtacatgtgtgaatacatagacaaaaacatagtctccctaatatgcctctacttgactagcttgtttgtcaaagatggttatgtttcctgaccatagacatgtgttgtcatttgatgaacgggatcacatcattagagaatg
Coding sequences within:
- the LOC123079422 gene encoding uncharacterized protein isoform X1, with product MAVSKLAAVSLLLVSASLAAVLLLRPSGADDGGAPWGAGSGILTSLPFSPTDVLPLLPRRVAMAALRALRGASDIFPVFVGAATAGPAQAGTAPVGWKGACFYENEAWLSFHNDSGSKYGGGTVHLKTTKAHSWTCMDLYVFATPYRVTWDYYFLGREHTLEIKEWESKAEYDYVKHNGVSIFLMPSGTIGTLRALWDVFPLFTNTGWGENANLAFLKKHMGATFEERPKPWVSELNPDDIQSGDFLVLSKIRGRWGGFETLEKWVTGAYAGHTAVCLRDSEGKLWVGESGHENEEGEDIIAVLPWEEWWEFETTKDDSNPQIALLPLRQDLRAKFNETAAWIYAEKMNGKPYGYHNMIFSWIDTISNNYPPPLDAHVVASVMTVWNKLQPDYAASMWTEALNKRLGTKGLDLPEIIVESEKRGMTFDKLLTIPEKDNWVYTDGQSASCVAYVLMMYKEAGLFEPISSSIDVTEFTIKDAYILNFFEANMTRLPSWCNKDDTVKLPFCQIKGRYRMELPGYNAMEPYAHMNERCASLPPDYVRDENC
- the LOC123079422 gene encoding uncharacterized protein isoform X2 translates to MGASRLKLLLLPLLVAALLFAASRGPLPQLLLLRAPVLPGDLLPLLPWPVAQPLLRRLALRSPADLLPAFVGAARVPGGDGARAAEWKGACFYENRAWMEFRDANGTDGGLGGGTVHLETTKAHSWTCMDLYVFATPYRVTWDYYFLGREHTLEIKEWESKAEYDYVKHNGVSIFLMPSGTIGTLRALWDVFPLFTNTGWGENANLAFLKKHMGATFEERPKPWVSELNPDDIQSGDFLVLSKIRGRWGGFETLEKWVTGAYAGHTAVCLRDSEGKLWVGESGHENEEGEDIIAVLPWEEWWEFETTKDDSNPQIALLPLRQDLRAKFNETAAWIYAEKMNGKPYGYHNMIFSWIDTISNNYPPPLDAHVVASVMTVWNKLQPDYAASMWTEALNKRLGTKGLDLPEIIVESEKRGMTFDKLLTIPEKDNWVYTDGQSASCVAYVLMMYKEAGLFEPISSSIDVTEFTIKDAYILNFFEANMTRLPSWCNKDDTVKLPFCQIKGRYRMELPGYNAMEPYAHMNERCASLPPDYVRDENC